The proteins below are encoded in one region of Sulfolobus sp. A20:
- a CDS encoding FAD-dependent oxidoreductase has translation MSFDADVIVVGGGLSGLSAAITATREGLSTIVLERGEYSGAKNVSGGRMYVHALLQLYPDALERAPLERPVTRETYEIYCGEKVISFSFQHKTKNSYTILRAKFDQWLAKEAENEGVLISYDTLVTNARRENNYVVVETNRGELKAPLIIDAGGVTSPVSRYLGLRKLEPKTLMLGVKEVLDIKPYLPDDEGEARTIVGLIGDLKGGGFVYTNKESLSVGVTIKVESLYSSSIPSHEIVEKFRESIGLNGNILEYSAHLIPYYGYDKIGKLYDNNLIVVGDSAGLLINDGFNIRGMDLAIGSGIVAGKAAKKIKEINDFSRTDIYLEMLKESFVLRDMETALRSFKVLNEENIFTKYPKILCNTLSRVFSVDSNGKERPINILIDESKKENINASNMILDLMRLFI, from the coding sequence ATAACGGCTACTAGGGAAGGATTATCAACTATCGTTCTGGAACGAGGTGAGTATTCGGGTGCAAAAAACGTATCTGGAGGGAGAATGTATGTACACGCCTTACTTCAGTTATATCCCGATGCCTTGGAGAGAGCTCCCTTAGAGAGACCCGTGACTAGGGAGACATATGAAATATATTGTGGGGAAAAAGTAATCTCGTTTTCGTTTCAACACAAGACAAAAAATAGTTATACGATTTTGAGAGCTAAATTCGATCAGTGGCTAGCCAAAGAAGCTGAGAATGAAGGTGTTCTCATCTCATATGATACATTAGTCACAAATGCTAGGCGTGAAAATAATTATGTAGTAGTTGAAACCAATAGAGGAGAATTAAAGGCGCCATTAATAATAGACGCAGGTGGAGTAACTTCACCTGTTTCTAGATACTTGGGCTTAAGGAAATTAGAGCCTAAGACATTAATGTTAGGGGTTAAGGAAGTATTAGATATTAAACCATATCTCCCAGATGACGAAGGAGAAGCTAGGACTATAGTTGGATTAATAGGTGATCTAAAAGGTGGTGGATTTGTATATACTAATAAGGAGTCATTATCAGTAGGTGTCACAATAAAAGTGGAATCCTTGTACTCTTCTAGTATACCTTCTCATGAAATTGTTGAGAAGTTTAGAGAATCCATTGGGCTAAATGGGAACATACTGGAATACTCCGCACATCTCATTCCGTATTATGGCTATGATAAGATAGGTAAGTTATACGATAATAATTTAATCGTGGTAGGAGACTCAGCGGGTTTGTTAATAAATGATGGATTCAATATTAGGGGGATGGATTTAGCAATTGGATCTGGTATAGTAGCAGGTAAGGCAGCTAAGAAAATTAAGGAAATAAATGATTTCTCTAGAACTGATATATACTTAGAAATGCTTAAGGAATCTTTCGTATTAAGGGACATGGAAACAGCTCTGAGATCATTTAAAGTTTTAAATGAGGAAAACATCTTTACTAAATATCCTAAAATATTATGTAATACCTTGAGTAGAGTATTCAGCGTAGATAGTAACGGTAAGGAAAGGCCAATCAATATACTTATTGATGAGAGTAAGAAAGAAAATATAAATGCTTCGAACATGATATTGGATTTAATGAGGCTTTTCATATGA